The Sporosarcina sp. 6E9 genome segment CAGTGACGAACCGAACGATAAATAAATTATTTCGCCTACACATCCACCAATCTGATTTTCCGGTTGGTGGATGTTTGCGTTGAGTTCTAACTTTTCCGGAATGAGGGCTATACTACAAGTAACATGAAGGAGAGTGAATGTAATGAAGGAATTCAAAGTGACTTACTTTTTTGATGAGGAGCACTACATAAGAAGATTTATTCATACGGAATCACAAGAAGAAGCTGAAAAACGTATTCAAAGTGAACGTGATCAATACATTTCATTCACCGATAGTCGTGGGATTTATCATGAGTTGAATACAAAGGATGTCAGGGTGATTCAGGTCGCTGAATACCACAGAGTAGATAAATAATAAAGGACCTCAACCAGTTTTGAATCTGGAAGAGGTCTTTTAATCTTATGGCAGTTCATTTCCAGCAGCTAGATAAATTTCATACCATTCTTCGCGGGTTAAAATGATGTCTGTTGCTTTCGCAATACTTGCTAGCCTTTCAGGGTTCATCGTCCCCACAACCGGTTGAATTTTGGCTGGATGACGTAAAATCCATGCAATGGCGATTGCCGACTTGGTGACTTCATATTTATCGCTAATTTCTTGAAGTTTTGCATTTAACGCTGGGAATTGTTCATGATCAATGAATACTCCTTTAAAGAAACCGTGTTGAAAAGGGGACCATGCTTGAATAGTCATATTGTTCAAGCGGCTATAGTCTAGAATACTGCCGTCACGATCCATCGAATTTTCAAATTTTGTGTTCATCTGAATGCCAGCGTCAATCATACTTGTGTGCATGATACTGAACTGCAGTTGATTAACGATTAAGTCCTGTTGAACGTATTTTTTCAATAGTTCGATTTGCATCGGGTTATGATTGCTTACTCCAAAATGGCGTACTTTTCCACTTTTCTCTAATTCTGAAAAGGCTTCTGCGACTTCTTCTGGTTCGACAAGGGCATCAGGACGGTGAAGGAGAAAAACATCGATATAATCCGTTTTTAGTCGTTTAAGGCTCTCGTCAACAGACGACAAAATATGTTCCTTTGAAAAATCGAAATAACCTTTTCGGATACCCGCTTTTGTTTGTATGAACATTTTTTCACGAATTGTCGGATTCATGTCAATGGCATCTGCAAAAATCTTTTCCGATTCTCCGCCAGCGTAAATATCGGCATGATCAAAGAAGTCTACGCCGACATCTAATGCATTATGTATCACGTTTGCAGCTTCACTCTTCGATAGTTTTCCCATGCGCATACAGCCAAGTGAGATAGCCGAGACAGTCAACTCGGAAGTGCCTAATTTCATATTCTTCAATAAAATCCCTTCTTTCTATATAGATACTATCAATAGTATACCATTATTAGTATGGAATTTAGCGCAGTTCATGCTATAATGTTTTTGTGTGAATAATAATTAATGTGTTTGTAAGCGTATAAGTGATTTTCATAGGCAAACGGATAGCTAGATCCCGTTCTCGAATAACAGCATCTTAGAAGATTACTACAAACGTATTTAATAGAACGGAGAAGTGCTTATTTGTTACATTATAAAACGCATATTTTAAGCCCGTCACATGAGTGGGTCGTATTTCTCCACGGACTCGGTGGCAATTCAAATATTTGGTACAAACAAGTGAAGGATTTTAAAAAAGAATTTAATTTACTGTTCATTGATTTAAAAGGTCACGGTGGTTCGGTTGATTATAAACCTGAGTTGCTTAAGTATACATCTGAGGGAATTGCGCAAGATGTTGTTAATGTTTTGGATTTCTTGTCGATTAAAAAAGCTCATTTTGCAGGAATTAGTTTAGGTTCGGTCGTGTTGCATAGTTTGCATATTCACGCGCCACATCGTATAAAGAGTATGGTTTTGGGCGGCGCGATTATTCGATTTACGAAGATGGCGAAAATGCTGTTGAAAACAGGCGATATGATTAAAGGATTTGTGCCAT includes the following:
- a CDS encoding aldo/keto reductase family oxidoreductase, whose translation is MKNMKLGTSELTVSAISLGCMRMGKLSKSEAANVIHNALDVGVDFFDHADIYAGGESEKIFADAIDMNPTIREKMFIQTKAGIRKGYFDFSKEHILSSVDESLKRLKTDYIDVFLLHRPDALVEPEEVAEAFSELEKSGKVRHFGVSNHNPMQIELLKKYVQQDLIVNQLQFSIMHTSMIDAGIQMNTKFENSMDRDGSILDYSRLNNMTIQAWSPFQHGFFKGVFIDHEQFPALNAKLQEISDKYEVTKSAIAIAWILRHPAKIQPVVGTMNPERLASIAKATDIILTREEWYEIYLAAGNELP